One Pseudomonas sp. FP1742 genomic window carries:
- a CDS encoding phage tail tape measure protein yields MDIASLGIKIDTSDAAKASTDMDKMVDSGVRAEETVKRTGKAWEQALGGMAADTQQIVRELQALNAKQDATARAMVSVGKSITDASSSFQAAANSIGTYRERSEALNGTQEKVVRSAERAAVAIKQQTVSADSAVGSFRALHGGTTALEAGMFSLGNSIKNGTFVDSLKSTQEAKAWLASLNATTKESGVAFLEAGQKLTYLSTGLKGLGAWSGSGTPVFGQISKQGAEATAGLVNFNKAAIQTGVSAKQTAAALRGVPAQFTDIVTSLQAGQAPLQVFLQQGGQLKDMFGGVGPAAKALGGYVLALVNPFTVAAAAAAALGFAYYKGSQESTAYNTALVLTGNAAGTSADQLATLAGQVSATVGTTGAAAEVLAKLAGNSKIAGESFGEIATAALEMEKTTGKAIDETIAEFAKIAKDPVAAAKELNDQYGFLTAAVYSQIVALKEQGDTIGAAKLLTDTYASTINSRTGEITQNLGLIESAWKGIKSAALGALDATLNIGRTQTLEQQAEEIRQRLKSNQGRGGRAMALGLDTRNTEQDKKDLDYLELQIEAEKSRTKFIGDRVQVQQEGIEAAGKLKALSDANLSNEEKRNKLIKEYQRDVEKLRAANPDDPLVQAAVVAKNIQNIKDKNKDPAGKANQLNLTGYNDAQNAIKELQATYSNSEKELEAQQKAGLITQQNYLDQRTALIRAEREEVTGAYQAEIAALEAVKDKSGTTGQQRIELDQKIADARTSMVKAQKDADSQLEILATNEEGRVKKQALAIKTYTDALQQQAVTLRNQGQRDAAGLGQGDRQKALSGQFNSIDDKANAQRIDLANQYGDGSRGMSLDEYNAKLKAVAQSQQDLRNVVVANYDDMTSAQGSWSAGASSAWENYLESTRDVAGQTKSLFTNAFSSAEDAFTRFVTTGKASFSDLAKSILADMARIAARQASSSALSGLFGLAANVAGTYFGGSGNGLASGSAGATSSNVGASQAGYSSTYFPQAKGGAWAGGVQMFANGGAFSDSVISTPTAFGMANGKTGVMGEAGPEAIVPLARDSQGRLGVRGGANSSTVNVSVTVDASEGGGASPDPARLAEAIKVVCRQEISLARRNGGQLT; encoded by the coding sequence ATGGATATTGCATCGCTCGGCATAAAGATTGATACGTCGGACGCTGCAAAAGCCTCTACTGACATGGACAAGATGGTCGACTCAGGCGTTCGAGCCGAAGAGACTGTCAAGCGCACGGGTAAGGCTTGGGAGCAAGCCCTAGGCGGTATGGCTGCGGATACTCAGCAGATCGTCCGCGAGCTGCAAGCTCTGAATGCCAAGCAGGACGCTACAGCGCGGGCGATGGTTTCAGTCGGGAAGTCCATTACGGATGCGTCCAGCTCGTTTCAGGCGGCGGCCAATTCCATAGGCACGTACCGCGAACGATCTGAAGCGCTCAATGGAACTCAAGAAAAGGTTGTCAGAAGCGCTGAAAGAGCGGCCGTTGCCATTAAGCAGCAAACAGTCTCTGCAGATAGTGCAGTTGGCTCATTTCGCGCACTGCACGGTGGCACGACAGCTCTTGAAGCTGGCATGTTCTCACTTGGCAACTCAATCAAGAATGGCACCTTTGTCGACTCGCTGAAATCGACTCAAGAGGCAAAAGCATGGCTTGCGTCGCTGAATGCAACCACCAAAGAGTCTGGCGTCGCATTCCTTGAAGCAGGACAGAAACTCACCTATCTATCGACCGGCCTGAAGGGGCTTGGCGCATGGTCTGGATCTGGCACTCCGGTTTTTGGACAGATCAGCAAGCAAGGCGCCGAAGCAACTGCTGGCTTGGTCAACTTCAACAAGGCCGCCATTCAAACCGGAGTCTCAGCCAAGCAAACAGCCGCGGCATTGCGCGGGGTGCCAGCGCAGTTCACTGACATTGTGACCAGTCTTCAGGCCGGCCAAGCACCACTGCAGGTGTTTCTACAACAAGGCGGTCAACTGAAAGACATGTTTGGCGGTGTCGGCCCGGCAGCGAAGGCTCTGGGTGGTTATGTTCTGGCACTGGTAAACCCCTTCACCGTTGCAGCTGCGGCAGCTGCTGCGCTGGGGTTCGCCTATTACAAGGGTAGTCAGGAGTCCACTGCCTACAATACCGCCCTGGTCCTCACCGGCAATGCGGCAGGAACCAGCGCTGACCAGTTGGCAACTCTGGCCGGCCAAGTCAGTGCGACAGTTGGCACCACCGGTGCTGCTGCTGAGGTACTGGCCAAGCTGGCTGGCAATAGCAAGATTGCCGGCGAAAGCTTTGGCGAGATCGCTACGGCTGCGCTGGAGATGGAGAAAACTACCGGCAAGGCGATTGATGAAACCATCGCCGAGTTCGCCAAGATCGCCAAGGATCCGGTCGCTGCGGCGAAGGAGCTGAACGATCAGTACGGCTTCCTGACGGCAGCTGTCTACTCGCAGATCGTTGCGCTGAAGGAGCAGGGCGACACTATCGGCGCCGCCAAGCTGCTGACCGACACCTATGCCTCGACCATCAACTCCAGAACAGGTGAGATCACCCAGAATCTGGGCCTGATCGAAAGCGCCTGGAAAGGAATCAAGTCTGCAGCGCTTGGCGCGCTGGATGCCACGCTCAACATCGGCCGGACTCAGACCCTGGAGCAGCAAGCGGAAGAAATTCGCCAGCGCCTGAAATCGAATCAAGGCCGTGGCGGGCGCGCCATGGCATTGGGGCTGGATACCCGCAACACCGAGCAGGATAAAAAGGATCTCGACTACCTTGAGCTTCAAATAGAAGCCGAGAAGTCGAGAACCAAGTTCATCGGTGACCGGGTTCAGGTCCAGCAGGAAGGGATCGAGGCGGCTGGCAAACTCAAGGCGCTCAGTGACGCCAACCTCAGCAATGAGGAAAAGCGTAACAAGCTGATCAAGGAGTATCAGCGCGATGTCGAGAAGCTTCGCGCGGCCAACCCTGACGACCCATTGGTTCAGGCTGCCGTTGTCGCGAAGAACATCCAGAACATCAAGGACAAGAACAAGGATCCCGCCGGCAAGGCCAATCAGCTCAACCTGACCGGCTACAACGACGCCCAGAACGCTATCAAGGAGCTGCAGGCCACCTACTCGAACTCCGAGAAAGAGCTTGAGGCGCAGCAGAAGGCCGGGCTGATCACGCAGCAAAATTACCTCGACCAGCGTACAGCGCTGATCCGGGCGGAGCGTGAAGAGGTCACTGGCGCCTACCAGGCTGAGATTGCGGCACTGGAGGCGGTCAAGGACAAGTCGGGCACGACTGGCCAGCAACGCATCGAGCTGGACCAGAAGATCGCCGACGCACGCACCAGCATGGTCAAGGCGCAGAAGGATGCCGACAGCCAGCTTGAGATCCTCGCGACCAACGAAGAGGGCAGGGTCAAGAAGCAGGCTTTGGCGATCAAGACCTACACCGATGCCTTGCAGCAGCAGGCCGTCACGTTGCGCAACCAAGGCCAGCGAGACGCAGCAGGGCTCGGCCAGGGTGATCGGCAGAAAGCGCTATCCGGGCAATTCAACAGCATCGACGACAAGGCCAACGCCCAGCGTATCGATCTGGCCAACCAGTACGGTGACGGCTCAAGGGGCATGAGCCTCGACGAGTACAACGCCAAGCTCAAGGCCGTCGCACAGAGCCAGCAGGACCTGCGCAACGTGGTTGTCGCCAACTACGACGACATGACCTCGGCACAGGGCAGCTGGAGCGCCGGCGCATCGTCGGCCTGGGAAAACTACCTGGAATCGACGCGGGACGTGGCCGGGCAGACGAAGAGCCTGTTCACCAATGCGTTCAGTTCGGCTGAGGACGCCTTTACACGATTCGTCACGACCGGCAAGGCTTCGTTCTCTGATCTGGCCAAGTCGATTCTGGCTGATATGGCGCGGATTGCTGCTCGGCAGGCCAGCTCCTCTGCACTGAGTGGTCTGTTCGGCCTGGCTGCCAATGTGGCTGGCACCTATTTCGGTGGTAGCGGAAATGGTCTTGCCTCGGGCTCTGCCGGTGCGACCTCGTCGAACGTTGGCGCATCACAAGCTGGCTACTCGTCGACCTACTTCCCGCAGGCGAAAGGCGGAGCCTGGGCCGGCGGCGTGCAGATGTTCGCCAATGGCGGGGCCTTCTCCGACAGCGTCATCAGCACACCAACAGCCTTTGGTATGGCCAACGGCAAAACCGGGGTAATGGGTGAGGCTGGTCCGGAGGCGATTGTGCCTCTGGCTCGCGACTCGCAAGGCCGTCTCGGCGTTCGCGGCGGGGCCAACTCCAGCACGGTCAACGTCAGCGTGACGGTAGACGCCTCCGAAGGTGGTGGCGCTTCACCAGATCCGGCGCGCCTGGCTGAAGCCATCAAGGTGGTTTGCCGTCAGGAAATATCACTCGCACGCCGTAACGGTGGGCAACTCACTTAA
- a CDS encoding DUF1799 domain-containing protein, which translates to MAKLGLTLADIANDDVEIWPDNWPVFRLFNALGTQWRTGAGGATGLDYSVVREVAVLIGIKKRQIPEIFPDLQIMEAEALAVMAEA; encoded by the coding sequence ATGGCCAAGCTGGGCCTGACGCTAGCTGATATTGCAAATGACGACGTGGAGATCTGGCCAGATAACTGGCCAGTCTTCCGCCTGTTCAATGCGCTGGGCACTCAATGGCGTACTGGTGCTGGCGGGGCTACCGGACTGGATTACTCCGTAGTCCGTGAAGTAGCAGTCCTAATCGGCATAAAGAAGCGGCAAATCCCCGAGATATTTCCTGACCTCCAGATCATGGAGGCCGAGGCGCTGGCCGTCATGGCCGAGGCGTGA
- a CDS encoding phage tail assembly chaperone — protein MASFKIAQNPTFKKEVEIPRVGADPISVEFEFKYRDRNELSAMFDKWNAAREATVAAATKEGSTWEETTAAEIKLQASQMKDIVVGWAFDDAFTEEAIVDLVTACVGAPTAVIDAYQKAYEVARRGN, from the coding sequence ATGGCCAGTTTCAAGATTGCCCAGAACCCGACGTTCAAGAAGGAAGTCGAGATCCCTCGCGTCGGCGCCGATCCGATCTCGGTTGAGTTCGAGTTCAAGTATCGCGACCGCAACGAGCTTTCCGCGATGTTCGACAAGTGGAATGCCGCGCGCGAAGCCACGGTTGCAGCAGCTACCAAGGAAGGATCGACGTGGGAGGAAACCACCGCCGCCGAGATCAAGCTTCAAGCCAGCCAGATGAAAGACATTGTGGTCGGCTGGGCGTTTGATGATGCGTTCACGGAAGAGGCGATCGTGGATCTGGTCACTGCCTGCGTCGGCGCTCCTACCGCAGTTATCGATGCCTACCAGAAGGCCTACGAGGTTGCCCGCCGGGGAAACTGA
- a CDS encoding phage tail protein encodes MAVKLPNGATFEHAATYAAPLAFSAISNASEAICTVTGATLAVGDILLVASGWTALNNKVVRVKAATATAITLEAIDTTDTTVYPAGSGVGSLKKVLTWVQIPQITDFASAGGEQNYADVAFLEAQQGFQIPTDKSAASMTITVADDPALPYVPVVTAADTARTIQAARMNLPGTDKLYYGVFTSFSQQPAISRNNVMTKTVSMALQATATRYTS; translated from the coding sequence ATGGCCGTAAAATTGCCAAACGGTGCGACGTTCGAACACGCCGCCACCTACGCCGCACCACTCGCTTTCTCGGCGATCTCCAACGCCTCCGAAGCCATCTGCACCGTGACCGGCGCCACGCTGGCGGTCGGCGATATTCTGCTGGTCGCGTCTGGCTGGACCGCACTGAACAACAAGGTCGTCCGCGTCAAGGCAGCAACTGCCACCGCGATCACCCTGGAAGCGATCGACACCACCGACACTACCGTGTACCCGGCCGGTTCTGGTGTTGGCAGCCTGAAAAAGGTGCTGACCTGGGTGCAGATCCCGCAAATCACCGACTTCGCGTCGGCCGGCGGCGAGCAGAACTACGCGGATGTCGCCTTCCTCGAGGCGCAGCAAGGCTTCCAGATTCCGACCGACAAGTCTGCCGCCAGCATGACCATCACCGTTGCGGATGACCCGGCCCTGCCATACGTGCCAGTCGTTACTGCGGCAGACACTGCCCGTACCATCCAGGCTGCGCGCATGAACCTGCCAGGCACCGACAAGCTGTACTACGGCGTCTTCACCTCGTTCTCGCAACAGCCGGCCATCTCGCGCAACAACGTGATGACAAAGACTGTTTCCATGGCGCTGCAAGCCACCGCCACTCGCTACACGTCGTAA
- a CDS encoding phage tail terminator-like protein produces MSDKIIRSLFEARLKTWATARVPALPIAYEDVAFTPPADGSPYLRAFLLPANTTSEDLEGKHTAYRGVFQVSVVTKAGIGRGAAEGIADEIAALFPNNLGLTKTTFTVYVRAPMSTGSAQQGDTTTTLPLSIQYRADTN; encoded by the coding sequence ATGTCAGACAAGATCATCCGCTCCCTGTTTGAGGCTCGCCTGAAGACGTGGGCGACTGCCCGGGTTCCGGCGCTGCCGATTGCCTACGAAGACGTCGCCTTCACGCCGCCAGCGGACGGCTCGCCCTACCTGCGCGCCTTCCTGCTGCCGGCCAACACGACCAGCGAAGACCTTGAAGGCAAGCACACGGCTTACCGTGGCGTCTTTCAGGTCAGCGTGGTGACCAAGGCCGGCATCGGTCGTGGTGCCGCTGAAGGGATCGCCGACGAGATCGCCGCTCTGTTCCCGAACAACCTCGGCCTGACAAAGACGACCTTCACCGTATACGTCCGCGCACCGATGTCCACTGGCTCAGCCCAGCAGGGCGACACGACCACCACGCTGCCGCTGTCGATCCAGTACCGGGCCGACACCAACTAA
- a CDS encoding DnaT-like ssDNA-binding protein — MALVIETGLIVPGAESFATAAELVAYAANFGRVIPADTPSQEALLRRAALQMSALPWKGHTVSSLQTLAWPRYEVSLNKWLLPSNTIPAQVKAGQMALATEIHADDLSPPEQRLGAISREKVGPLETEYSTASPIISKPAAVRQSYAQFSGLLQSSSQVSLSRS, encoded by the coding sequence ATGGCTCTCGTCATCGAAACCGGTTTGATCGTTCCAGGTGCCGAGAGTTTTGCCACGGCTGCTGAACTGGTCGCCTATGCGGCGAACTTCGGCCGGGTGATTCCGGCTGATACGCCGTCGCAGGAGGCATTGCTGCGCCGGGCAGCGCTGCAGATGAGTGCGCTGCCCTGGAAGGGGCACACGGTGAGCTCGCTGCAAACTCTGGCCTGGCCTCGGTATGAAGTCAGCCTGAACAAGTGGCTGCTGCCGTCCAACACCATCCCCGCGCAGGTCAAGGCCGGGCAGATGGCTCTGGCGACCGAGATTCATGCGGATGACCTTTCCCCACCTGAACAGCGCCTTGGCGCGATCAGCCGGGAGAAGGTTGGCCCGCTTGAAACCGAGTACTCGACTGCAAGCCCCATCATCAGCAAGCCTGCAGCTGTTCGGCAGTCCTATGCGCAGTTCTCTGGGCTTTTGCAGTCATCCAGTCAGGTCTCACTGAGTAGAAGCTGA
- a CDS encoding P22 coat - protein 5 family protein, which translates to MANVLTALQPVLYSAAQEVSNEAFGVISSINANFDDKKVAKGDTVKVPVAPTRTPTDFTPGVAAPQGDDATATSVDVAITASKKVSWYMTGDQLQSLQNGGTDKEWVRQLIAQGMRSLRNLAEADCAVAIKQGASRAVGTAGTNPFASDINIIADARKVLLDNGAPLADLQMCIDSSAGVAARKLGIIQQAYQAGSDEERRSGRLLRQFGFAITESAGITTHTKGTGASYVTSGSTATGVRDIALVTGTGTVLAGDVVTFAADSVNKYVVTNGVAAPGTISLGRPGARTTIATANAMTIGNNYAPNLAFERSAVVGIMRPPAMPENATIDQMLISDQNGMTYLLLQIQQYGQTTWELHLAWGFKVVQSEHVCLVLG; encoded by the coding sequence ATGGCAAACGTTCTCACCGCATTGCAGCCGGTTCTGTACTCGGCTGCCCAAGAAGTCTCGAACGAAGCGTTCGGGGTAATCAGCTCGATCAATGCCAACTTTGACGACAAGAAAGTCGCCAAGGGTGACACCGTCAAGGTTCCGGTCGCTCCGACCCGCACTCCGACTGACTTCACCCCGGGCGTGGCCGCTCCTCAGGGTGATGATGCAACCGCGACCAGCGTCGACGTGGCAATCACTGCTTCGAAGAAAGTCAGCTGGTACATGACTGGAGATCAGCTGCAAAGCCTGCAAAACGGCGGCACCGACAAGGAATGGGTTCGCCAACTCATTGCCCAGGGCATGCGCTCGCTGCGCAATCTGGCAGAAGCTGACTGCGCCGTCGCCATCAAGCAGGGCGCCTCCCGCGCTGTCGGCACCGCCGGCACCAACCCGTTCGCCTCGGACATCAACATCATCGCCGACGCGCGTAAGGTGTTGCTGGATAACGGTGCGCCGCTCGCTGACCTGCAAATGTGCATCGACTCGAGCGCTGGCGTGGCTGCCCGCAAGCTCGGCATCATCCAGCAAGCCTATCAGGCGGGCAGCGATGAAGAACGTCGCAGCGGTCGTCTGCTGCGTCAGTTCGGCTTCGCTATCACCGAATCGGCAGGCATCACCACGCACACCAAGGGTACTGGCGCGTCCTACGTTACCAGTGGCTCGACTGCTACCGGCGTGCGCGACATTGCTCTGGTAACCGGCACCGGTACCGTGCTGGCTGGCGACGTTGTGACCTTCGCTGCTGACTCGGTCAACAAGTACGTGGTCACCAACGGTGTTGCTGCTCCTGGCACTATCAGCCTTGGCCGTCCGGGTGCTCGCACCACCATCGCGACTGCCAATGCCATGACCATCGGCAACAACTACGCACCGAACCTCGCGTTCGAACGTAGCGCCGTGGTAGGCATCATGCGTCCGCCAGCCATGCCGGAAAACGCCACCATCGACCAGATGCTGATCAGTGATCAGAACGGCATGACCTACCTGCTGCTGCAAATCCAGCAGTACGGCCAGACCACCTGGGAGCTTCACCTGGCATGGGGCTTCAAAGTGGTTCAATCCGAGCACGTCTGCCTCGTTCTGGGCTGA
- a CDS encoding DUF4055 domain-containing protein: MSDDPSKTLPAVDAMREDWAIVDPLMGGTRAMREAGEALLPKWPKEEGSDYTKRLNLSTLFPAYRETVKNNTGRVFAEPIVLGDDVPPVLQDLAEDFDRQGNNLQVWAKSFFTQALSHGLCHALADYPNIKPSGDTEQLVTLADAQAAKARPYAIMIRPQQVLGWRVSNNGGEHVLTQFRYMESVEEEDGLFGIKCIPQIRVLIPGAWMTFREQEVESKKTWVLYDEGATSLDHIPLTTLYTDRTGFMTAKPPLLELAYLNAKHWQSQSDQDNILHVARVPMLAISGIDDDTWELKVGTASATKLPTNGKMEWVEHTGASIEAGRTSLADLEDQMRVAGAKLLQKDKQAVKTATQAEDEAAQELSPLQTMASGLEDALDQILQHFAELSGLPEGGHVQVQGNFDIDFAPETTLPLLLNMASQGRLSDETLFSEMQRRNVVSSDIKWDEEKAKIATQGPGLGVL, encoded by the coding sequence ATGTCTGACGACCCAAGCAAAACGCTGCCGGCAGTGGACGCCATGCGCGAAGACTGGGCCATCGTCGATCCTTTGATGGGCGGTACCCGGGCGATGCGCGAGGCTGGTGAAGCGCTGCTGCCGAAGTGGCCGAAGGAGGAGGGCAGCGACTACACGAAGCGCCTGAACCTCTCGACTCTGTTCCCGGCCTACCGCGAGACGGTGAAGAACAACACCGGGCGCGTCTTCGCTGAACCTATCGTACTGGGCGATGACGTTCCGCCAGTGCTTCAGGACCTGGCCGAGGACTTCGACCGCCAAGGCAACAACCTGCAGGTCTGGGCGAAGTCGTTCTTCACCCAGGCGCTGTCGCACGGCCTGTGCCATGCGCTGGCCGACTACCCGAACATCAAGCCGAGCGGCGACACTGAGCAGCTGGTCACCCTGGCCGACGCTCAGGCCGCCAAGGCTCGCCCCTACGCCATCATGATCCGCCCTCAGCAGGTGCTGGGGTGGCGGGTCAGCAACAATGGCGGCGAACACGTCCTGACCCAGTTCCGCTACATGGAGTCGGTCGAAGAGGAAGATGGCCTGTTCGGCATCAAGTGCATTCCGCAGATCCGCGTGCTGATCCCTGGCGCATGGATGACCTTCCGCGAGCAGGAAGTCGAGAGCAAGAAGACGTGGGTGCTGTACGACGAGGGCGCAACCTCTCTCGACCATATCCCGCTGACGACCCTCTACACCGACCGCACAGGCTTCATGACCGCCAAGCCTCCGCTGTTGGAGCTGGCCTACCTCAATGCCAAGCACTGGCAGTCTCAAAGCGACCAGGACAACATCCTGCACGTTGCCCGAGTGCCGATGCTGGCGATCTCGGGTATCGACGATGACACCTGGGAGTTGAAGGTCGGCACCGCATCCGCCACCAAGCTGCCAACCAACGGCAAAATGGAGTGGGTCGAGCACACCGGCGCCTCGATCGAAGCCGGGCGCACCTCGCTGGCCGATCTTGAAGACCAGATGCGTGTCGCCGGTGCCAAGCTGCTCCAGAAGGACAAGCAGGCCGTCAAGACTGCCACGCAGGCCGAGGATGAGGCCGCTCAGGAGTTGAGTCCGCTTCAGACCATGGCGAGCGGGCTTGAGGATGCTCTGGATCAGATCCTCCAGCACTTCGCCGAACTGAGCGGCCTGCCGGAAGGCGGTCACGTCCAGGTGCAGGGTAACTTTGATATCGACTTCGCCCCGGAAACGACTCTGCCTCTGCTGCTCAACATGGCATCGCAAGGCCGGCTATCCGATGAGACCCTGTTCTCCGAGATGCAGCGCCGCAACGTGGTGTCGAGCGACATCAAGTGGGACGAAGAGAAAGCCAAGATCGCAACGCAGGGGCCGGGCCTCGGAGTGCTCTAA
- a CDS encoding terminase — protein sequence MKPEHIALLRDKRWRLNNLYFITDKQGKKVRFRMTDEQVEYFDGLHTRNIILKARQLGFTTECCIIQLDAALFESAKCALIAHTLNDAKRLFREKVKYAYDNLPVEIRKANPARNDASGELVFSKGGSIYVSTSFRGGTLRYLHVSEFGKICAKFPHKAREIVTGAFEAVATDCFVTIESTAEGRAGYFFEYSQSAEKQQMSGVPLGLLDWKFFFFSWWKNKDYRLDPTGVVIPQRLTDYFNELAAKHGIVTNDGQRAWYAAKEKSLGDDMKREYPSVPAEAFQQSVEGAYYAKQFAKLYANKRIGVVPDNSHLPVMTFWDIGVGDSTAIWFVRQVGTEYHVIDYYENSGEGLRHYMKVLKDKGYTYSEHWGPHDIENREFGSDAKSRKDIAKEGYVIDGEKYSIRFQVVPKTAVDTGIEAAREILPLCVFDESKCEEGIGHLENYRKEWDENRGCWKDKPLHDRTSHGSDAFRYFAVAKTKRVRTASTAPLRI from the coding sequence ATGAAGCCCGAGCACATAGCGCTGCTCCGGGATAAACGTTGGAGGCTGAACAATCTCTACTTCATCACGGATAAGCAGGGCAAGAAGGTCCGCTTCCGGATGACGGACGAGCAGGTCGAGTACTTCGATGGGTTGCATACCCGCAACATCATCCTGAAGGCTCGCCAGCTCGGCTTCACCACTGAGTGCTGCATCATCCAACTGGACGCCGCTCTGTTCGAGTCGGCCAAGTGCGCGCTGATTGCCCACACCCTGAACGACGCCAAGCGCCTGTTCCGGGAGAAGGTGAAGTACGCCTACGACAACCTGCCGGTCGAGATCCGCAAGGCCAACCCTGCACGCAACGATGCGTCGGGCGAGCTGGTGTTCAGCAAGGGCGGCTCGATCTACGTTTCCACGTCCTTCCGAGGCGGCACGCTGCGTTACCTGCATGTGTCCGAGTTCGGGAAGATCTGCGCCAAGTTCCCGCATAAGGCCCGCGAGATCGTCACTGGCGCCTTCGAGGCTGTGGCCACCGACTGCTTCGTCACCATCGAGTCGACGGCAGAGGGGCGGGCGGGCTACTTCTTCGAATACAGCCAGAGCGCCGAAAAGCAACAGATGTCCGGTGTGCCCCTAGGCCTACTGGACTGGAAATTCTTCTTCTTCAGCTGGTGGAAGAACAAAGACTACCGGCTTGACCCGACTGGCGTGGTCATCCCGCAGCGCCTGACCGACTACTTCAATGAGTTGGCAGCCAAGCACGGCATCGTCACCAACGACGGCCAGCGAGCCTGGTACGCCGCCAAGGAGAAATCTCTCGGCGACGACATGAAGAGGGAATACCCGTCGGTCCCGGCGGAAGCGTTCCAGCAGTCGGTCGAAGGCGCCTACTACGCCAAGCAGTTCGCCAAGCTCTATGCCAACAAGCGCATAGGGGTTGTGCCGGACAACAGCCATTTGCCTGTGATGACCTTCTGGGACATTGGCGTCGGCGACTCCACGGCCATCTGGTTCGTGCGTCAGGTCGGCACCGAATACCATGTCATCGACTATTACGAGAACTCCGGCGAAGGCCTGCGGCATTACATGAAGGTGCTCAAGGACAAGGGTTACACCTACTCCGAGCACTGGGGGCCGCACGACATCGAGAACCGGGAGTTCGGCAGCGATGCCAAGAGTCGCAAGGACATCGCCAAAGAGGGCTATGTGATCGATGGCGAGAAGTACTCCATTCGGTTCCAGGTCGTACCCAAGACAGCAGTTGATACTGGTATCGAGGCCGCGCGGGAGATCCTGCCGCTCTGCGTGTTCGATGAGTCCAAGTGCGAAGAAGGCATCGGCCACCTGGAGAACTACCGCAAGGAGTGGGACGAGAACCGCGGCTGCTGGAAGGACAAGCCTCTCCATGACCGCACCTCTCACGGCTCCGACGCCTTCAGATACTTCGCCGTCGCGAAGACCAAGCGTGTACGCACCGCATCCACCGCACCTCTGAGAATCTGA
- a CDS encoding proteasome subunit beta: protein MTTIAYKDGIIAYDGRVSRGGTIVYDDFDKMHERDGATFFGTGATGEINELIGAWFGEEIVGECEASALVLHDGDLTLIGYAQGKMWKAPCVLDRPYAIGSGSDHAYTAFDMGATAYQAVEMAAKRDTSTGGKIRTLTVKVEA from the coding sequence ATGACGACCATCGCTTACAAGGACGGAATCATCGCCTATGACGGCCGAGTCTCGCGAGGTGGGACCATCGTTTACGACGACTTCGACAAGATGCACGAACGTGACGGGGCGACTTTCTTCGGCACTGGCGCGACAGGCGAGATCAACGAACTGATTGGCGCTTGGTTTGGCGAAGAGATTGTCGGCGAATGTGAGGCGAGCGCCCTTGTTCTGCATGACGGCGACCTGACGTTGATCGGGTATGCCCAAGGCAAGATGTGGAAAGCACCATGCGTGCTTGACAGGCCATATGCAATCGGCAGCGGCTCGGATCACGCTTATACCGCCTTCGACATGGGCGCAACCGCCTACCAAGCAGTCGAGATGGCAGCCAAGCGTGACACCAGCACTGGCGGCAAGATCAGAACGCTCACCGTGAAGGTGGAGGCATGA
- a CDS encoding MFS transporter, with protein sequence MEFFHRMLDKAEWIIAGFFGAIVASWWHKDDLTDWKAWVVFLITGVACALYLTGIVSTYLSITDPSNVAGVGFLLGAFGGSLMTAVNRAIKAADLWALFRSKFGGG encoded by the coding sequence ATGGAATTCTTTCATCGCATGCTCGACAAGGCCGAGTGGATCATCGCCGGCTTCTTTGGCGCCATCGTTGCAAGCTGGTGGCACAAAGACGATCTGACCGATTGGAAAGCCTGGGTGGTCTTCCTGATCACCGGTGTTGCTTGCGCCCTGTACCTGACTGGGATCGTCAGCACCTACCTCAGCATTACGGACCCCAGCAATGTGGCCGGTGTTGGCTTTCTCTTGGGAGCCTTCGGCGGGTCGCTCATGACCGCCGTCAACCGTGCCATTAAAGCCGCTGACCTTTGGGCGCTGTTCCGCTCGAAGTTCGGAGGGGGTTAA